One window from the genome of Cryptomeria japonica chromosome 6, Sugi_1.0, whole genome shotgun sequence encodes:
- the LOC131068037 gene encoding dirigent protein 1-like, protein MVSKPALITFLSLIVLGLSFSSFWAFKEEKLVFYSHGILTGENITEVVVAGVNGLILSPEFGAVIVADDPVTEGPDPSSKTIARAKGIYVSSDLGGTNFELLLSVVFENEKYNGSTLEIQGADRYLQEKREVSVVGGTGYFRYARGYAILETASVQGFNAIGKFTVNVRLG, encoded by the coding sequence ATGGTTTCAAAGCCTGCCTTAATAACATTCCTTAGCCTTATAGTCCTTGGTCTGTCATTCTCTTCTTTTTGGGCTTTCAAAGAAGAGAAACTTGTGTTTTACAGTCATGGCATTCTGACTGGAGAGAACATAACAGAAGTTGTAGTTGCAGGAGTGAATGGTTTAATTTTGAGTCCAGAGTTTGGAGCAGTAATTGTTGCAGATGATCCTGTAACTGAAGGTCCAGACCCCTCCTCCAAGACTATTGCAAGGGCCAAAGGAATTTATGTTAGTTCTGATCTGGGAGGCACTAATTTTGAGCTGCTTTTATCTGTGGTGTTTGAGAACGAGAAATATAATGGCAGCACCCTTGAGATCCAGGGAGCAGATAGATATCTTCAGGAGAAAAGAGAGGTGTCTGTTGTTGGAGGGACAGGGTACTTCAGATATGCTCGTGGGTATGCTATATTGGAAACTGCTAGCGTTCAAGGTTTCAATGCTATTGGGAAATTTACTGTAAATGTACGATTAGGTTGA